One Edaphobacter lichenicola DNA window includes the following coding sequences:
- a CDS encoding PilN domain-containing protein produces the protein MRISVNLANRPFIELRPLFAKLRLAMVVLALLAVGLGFALHSLNAKAKVAQAQMDALKAKTQRFQQERMANEARMRQPQNMAVLDRSHFLNTMFAVKSFSWTAVMMDLEKVLPVGVQVTSIDPAITKEGDVNIRLRVSGDREKAVQLVRNLETSQRFLSPRLASEQAQTQEGNRNATQVTVPGAVQFDVLSGYNPLPEKAAKDVAAKGKGGTAEGDSPADGVKKKRAPRSASPASPTTGVKTPAQKGAAR, from the coding sequence ATGCGGATCTCTGTCAATCTTGCGAATCGACCGTTTATTGAGCTGAGGCCGCTGTTTGCGAAGCTGCGGCTGGCGATGGTGGTGCTGGCGTTGCTGGCGGTGGGGCTGGGGTTTGCCCTGCACTCGTTGAATGCGAAGGCGAAGGTGGCGCAGGCGCAGATGGATGCGCTGAAGGCGAAGACGCAGAGGTTCCAACAGGAACGAATGGCGAACGAGGCAAGGATGCGGCAGCCGCAGAATATGGCGGTGCTGGATCGGTCGCATTTTCTGAACACGATGTTTGCGGTAAAGAGCTTCAGCTGGACGGCCGTGATGATGGACCTCGAGAAGGTGCTGCCGGTCGGAGTGCAGGTGACAAGCATCGATCCGGCGATTACGAAGGAAGGCGATGTGAATATTCGGCTGCGCGTGAGTGGGGATCGCGAGAAGGCGGTGCAGCTCGTGAGAAACCTTGAGACGTCGCAGCGGTTCCTTTCGCCGAGGCTTGCGTCGGAGCAGGCGCAGACCCAGGAGGGAAATCGGAATGCGACGCAGGTGACGGTTCCCGGCGCGGTGCAGTTCGATGTGTTGAGCGGATATAACCCGCTGCCGGAGAAGGCGGCGAAAGATGTCGCTGCGAAGGGCAAGGGCGGTACCGCAGAGGGCGATTCGCCTGCGGATGGCGTGAAGAAAAAGAGGGCTCCGAGGAGTGCTTCTCCCGCATCTCCAACGACCGGCGTGAAGACTCCAGCGCAGAAGGGAGCAGCGCGAT
- a CDS encoding type IV pilus biogenesis protein PilM, with amino-acid sequence MEILPKTLGTRPRLAVEVRAEGVVAARAEDAAALLTSVARVDLANGAVAPGLKAGNLVDKSSVTAAVKKALDTVSGRGSSDRAERGAGRLRDVTLIVPDAAVRVLFLDFEQLPTKAAEALPLVRFRLKKLLPFDSDDAMVSYQVMSSEKGTIRLLAVAMPKAVLEEYEAMVLAAGYLPGAVLPSTLAALAGLDETSSPVLVVNAGLGSVTTAIVQGGVLLLHRSVDMGAGASAPAELVDSAIPLVDRESSVQEWARQEPLGPEGWERFDAPSAMPPSVMNSALVREIEAQAAAREVAQAVSVAAAYFEDSLQSAPEQLLMAGTLDVGTLTAATEENGLEGLRVREMMDSGMMEAGAVTASVPRGWLAGVRGALKN; translated from the coding sequence ATGGAAATTTTACCGAAGACATTGGGCACGCGGCCGCGGCTGGCGGTTGAGGTTCGCGCAGAGGGCGTTGTGGCGGCGCGGGCCGAGGATGCGGCGGCCCTGTTGACCTCTGTGGCGCGGGTGGACTTGGCGAATGGTGCGGTTGCGCCGGGGCTGAAGGCGGGCAACCTCGTCGACAAGAGTTCGGTGACGGCTGCGGTGAAGAAGGCGCTTGATACGGTTTCGGGGCGTGGCTCGTCGGATCGCGCAGAGCGGGGCGCTGGGCGACTGCGCGATGTGACGCTGATTGTGCCGGATGCGGCGGTGCGGGTGCTGTTTCTGGACTTCGAGCAGCTGCCTACCAAGGCGGCCGAAGCACTGCCGCTGGTGCGGTTTCGTTTGAAGAAGCTGCTGCCCTTCGACTCGGATGACGCGATGGTGAGCTACCAGGTGATGTCGAGCGAGAAGGGAACGATCAGGCTGCTGGCGGTTGCGATGCCGAAGGCTGTGCTCGAGGAGTATGAGGCGATGGTGCTGGCCGCGGGGTATCTGCCGGGAGCGGTGCTGCCGAGTACGCTGGCCGCGCTGGCGGGGCTGGATGAGACTTCGTCGCCGGTGCTGGTGGTCAATGCCGGGCTGGGCTCGGTGACGACGGCGATTGTGCAGGGGGGGGTTCTGCTACTGCATCGCTCGGTGGATATGGGCGCAGGGGCGAGTGCTCCGGCTGAACTTGTGGACAGCGCGATACCGCTGGTGGACCGGGAGAGTTCGGTGCAGGAGTGGGCGCGGCAGGAGCCGCTGGGGCCGGAGGGATGGGAGCGATTCGATGCGCCGTCTGCGATGCCGCCTTCGGTGATGAACTCGGCTTTGGTGCGGGAGATTGAGGCCCAGGCGGCAGCGCGGGAGGTGGCGCAGGCGGTGAGTGTGGCGGCGGCGTACTTTGAGGATTCGCTGCAGTCGGCCCCGGAGCAGTTGCTGATGGCGGGAACGCTGGATGTGGGGACGCTGACGGCGGCGACCGAAGAGAACGGGCTGGAGGGCCTGCGGGTGCGCGAGATGATGGATTCAGGAATGATGGAGGCGGGTGCGGTGACGGCGAGTGTGCCGCGAGGCTGGCTGGCCGGCGTCCGGGGAGCGCTGAAGAACTGA
- a CDS encoding GspE/PulE family protein, producing the protein MAMAPLAIPINEAGMGEIERAQLLARRYRADFVDLKNFKISHELFKSVPVDMMFRYNFVPLEQMEGKLAIAVSDPSKLMVLDEISGLLGQRLVTRVATLSQITELLKKTEQSQRVLDEASEGLAFDVLHGDENQDSNISIERLTSEDDISPIIRLVDTTIFTALERRASDIHLETFDDSLLVKYRIDGVLQQAMAPIAREHHQTILSRIKVMSELDIAERRVPQDGRFRVRYKGRLIDFRVSIMPTVHGENAVLRVLDKESMSEKFKSLSLDVVGFAAKDLERFRRYIKEPYGMVLVTGPTGSGKTTTLYAALNEIKSEEDKIITIEDPVEYQIRGITQIPVNEKKGLTFARGLRSILRHDPDKILVGEIRDAETAQIAINSALTGHLVFTTVHANNVVDVLGRFLNMGVEPYNFVSALNCILAQRLVRQVCEFCVRDVHYSDAELLASGLELQEWRGFNFREGPGCIECGGTGYRGRSAIHELLELDDEIREMLLAKKPGSEIRKKAKQKGMAFLRDSALERVRDGITTLKEINKVTFIEAGR; encoded by the coding sequence ATGGCAATGGCACCGTTGGCAATACCGATCAATGAGGCGGGGATGGGCGAGATAGAGCGGGCGCAGCTGCTGGCGCGGCGCTATCGTGCTGATTTCGTTGACCTGAAGAACTTCAAGATCTCGCATGAGCTGTTCAAGAGTGTGCCCGTGGACATGATGTTCCGGTACAACTTCGTGCCGTTGGAGCAGATGGAGGGCAAGCTCGCGATTGCGGTCTCCGACCCTTCGAAGCTGATGGTGCTGGACGAGATCTCCGGGCTGCTGGGGCAGCGGCTGGTGACGCGGGTGGCGACACTGAGCCAGATCACCGAGCTGCTGAAGAAGACCGAGCAGAGCCAGCGTGTGCTTGATGAGGCGAGCGAGGGGCTGGCGTTCGATGTGCTGCACGGCGATGAGAATCAGGACTCGAATATTTCGATTGAGCGGCTGACGAGCGAAGACGATATCTCGCCGATTATCCGGCTGGTGGATACGACTATCTTTACCGCGCTGGAGCGGCGTGCGTCGGATATTCACCTCGAGACGTTCGATGATTCGCTGCTGGTGAAGTACCGCATCGACGGCGTGCTGCAGCAGGCGATGGCCCCGATTGCGCGCGAGCATCATCAGACTATTTTGTCGCGTATCAAAGTTATGAGCGAGCTGGATATCGCAGAGCGGCGTGTGCCGCAGGATGGACGTTTTCGCGTTCGCTACAAGGGCAGGCTGATCGACTTCCGTGTTTCGATTATGCCGACGGTGCATGGCGAGAATGCTGTGCTCCGTGTGCTTGACAAAGAGTCGATGTCGGAGAAGTTCAAGTCGCTATCGCTGGATGTGGTGGGATTCGCGGCGAAGGATCTGGAGAGATTCCGTCGGTACATCAAAGAGCCGTACGGCATGGTGCTGGTGACGGGGCCGACGGGTTCGGGTAAGACGACGACTCTTTACGCGGCGTTGAACGAGATTAAATCAGAAGAAGATAAGATCATCACGATTGAAGATCCGGTTGAGTATCAGATTCGCGGAATTACGCAGATTCCCGTGAACGAGAAGAAGGGGTTGACGTTTGCGCGAGGATTGCGGTCGATTCTGCGCCATGACCCGGACAAGATTCTGGTCGGAGAGATCCGCGATGCGGAGACGGCGCAGATTGCCATCAACTCCGCGCTGACGGGTCATCTTGTGTTTACGACGGTGCACGCGAATAACGTGGTCGATGTGCTGGGCCGGTTTTTGAACATGGGCGTCGAGCCTTACAACTTTGTTTCGGCGCTGAACTGTATTCTGGCGCAGCGGCTGGTGCGGCAAGTTTGTGAATTTTGCGTGAGAGATGTGCACTACAGCGACGCGGAGTTGCTGGCGAGCGGGCTGGAGCTGCAGGAGTGGCGCGGGTTCAACTTCCGCGAGGGGCCGGGATGTATTGAGTGTGGCGGGACGGGGTATCGCGGCCGGTCGGCGATCCACGAACTGCTGGAGCTGGATGACGAGATTCGCGAGATGCTGCTGGCGAAGAAGCCGGGAAGCGAGATTCGCAAGAAGGCCAAGCAGAAGGGAATGGCTTTTCTGCGGGATTCGGCGCTGGAGAGAGTAAGGGACGGGATTACGACGCTGAAAGAGATCAATAAGGTTACGTTTATCGAGGCGGGACGGTAA
- a CDS encoding HdeD family acid-resistance protein, protein MSTYPPTLAALAPKAINWSIALSILLILAGLFAILVPPFSGLAVTLIFAWAMIISGITHFVFAFKTHTTGGVLWELLVGAIYLFTGIYLLLHPLDALIVLTLILAVYLVFEGIVEIIQSFQLRPRHGASWLLFDGVITLILAIMIWRSWPASTVWVIGTLVGISMIFSGISRLMLSLAAKRVLKQSL, encoded by the coding sequence ATGAGCACCTACCCGCCGACTTTAGCCGCGCTCGCCCCCAAAGCCATCAACTGGTCCATCGCCCTCAGCATTCTACTCATCCTGGCCGGTCTCTTCGCCATCCTGGTACCACCGTTCTCCGGTCTCGCAGTGACCCTCATCTTCGCGTGGGCCATGATCATCAGTGGAATCACGCACTTCGTCTTCGCCTTCAAGACCCACACCACCGGCGGCGTGCTCTGGGAGCTGCTCGTCGGGGCCATTTACCTCTTCACCGGAATCTATCTTCTGCTGCACCCACTCGATGCCCTCATCGTCCTCACGCTGATCCTTGCCGTCTATCTGGTCTTCGAAGGAATCGTCGAGATCATCCAGTCGTTCCAGCTTCGCCCCCGCCACGGCGCCAGCTGGCTCCTGTTCGACGGTGTCATTACGCTGATTCTCGCGATCATGATCTGGCGGTCGTGGCCTGCGAGTACGGTCTGGGTCATCGGAACGCTGGTCGGCATCAGCATGATCTTCAGCGGCATCTCCCGCCTCATGCTCTCGCTCGCTGCCAAGCGGGTGCTCAAGCAGAGTCTCTGA
- a CDS encoding DUF2959 family protein, whose amino-acid sequence MISRRWVLRGVVAVAPLIVLVGCTSSYYKAMKTFGKEKRDILVSRVKDSKKDQQQAKEQIKTTMESFQELTGFQGGSLEKNYKKLNGEYEKAADSAQKLHNRIDSIDQVSNDLFKEWQKEIDGMENKKLKAQSALMLRQSRLSEAGYIKSMRQTEARMTPVITAFRDQVTFLKHNLNARAIGSLKGTSAQMSTDVDVLMVSLDASIAQADALIASLNADQP is encoded by the coding sequence GTGATCTCTCGGCGTTGGGTGTTGCGAGGCGTGGTGGCGGTGGCTCCGCTGATTGTGCTGGTTGGGTGTACCAGCTCGTACTACAAGGCGATGAAGACGTTTGGCAAGGAGAAGCGGGACATTCTGGTGTCGCGGGTGAAGGACTCGAAGAAGGATCAGCAGCAGGCAAAGGAGCAGATCAAGACGACGATGGAGTCGTTTCAGGAGTTGACGGGGTTTCAGGGTGGGTCGCTGGAGAAGAACTATAAAAAATTAAACGGGGAGTACGAAAAAGCTGCGGATAGTGCGCAGAAGCTGCATAACCGCATTGATTCGATTGATCAGGTCTCGAACGATCTCTTCAAGGAGTGGCAGAAGGAGATCGACGGGATGGAGAACAAGAAACTGAAGGCGCAGTCGGCGTTGATGCTGCGACAGTCGCGGTTGAGTGAGGCGGGGTACATCAAGTCGATGCGGCAGACTGAGGCGCGGATGACGCCGGTGATTACGGCGTTTCGGGATCAGGTTACTTTCTTGAAGCACAATTTGAATGCGCGGGCGATTGGCTCGTTGAAGGGGACCTCGGCGCAGATGTCGACGGATGTGGATGTACTGATGGTGAGCCTGGATGCGTCGATCGCGCAGGCGGATGCGTTGATTGCTTCTTTGAATGCGGATCAGCCGTAA
- a CDS encoding DUF2306 domain-containing protein, producing the protein MDAKAPARVIEMRGGAGRGVSSGYRAYGYPRWLKVAFWICVVIAVAVVLRRMAVLANPTQGGSSPTAALDAVFASHAALTLAHILPAMAFVLLSPFVLLQRSGAVWAERLFFPLGVWVGVTAYAMSAHPVGGWVERSAVLLFNSFFLFSLGRAFVAARRGEALEKMRWMLRSVAILLGIATTRPVMGVFFATSRLTHLEPGQFFGIAFWIGFSINTIAMELWLRSRGDRLPVAG; encoded by the coding sequence ATGGATGCGAAGGCTCCGGCACGGGTGATCGAGATGCGAGGGGGTGCTGGTCGCGGTGTCTCTTCTGGGTATCGTGCGTATGGGTATCCTCGCTGGCTGAAGGTGGCTTTCTGGATCTGCGTTGTGATCGCGGTTGCGGTGGTGTTGCGTCGAATGGCGGTGCTTGCTAATCCGACGCAGGGTGGATCGTCACCCACGGCGGCCCTGGATGCGGTGTTCGCGTCGCATGCTGCTTTGACGCTTGCGCATATTCTTCCGGCGATGGCGTTTGTTCTTCTGAGTCCGTTTGTGCTGTTGCAACGATCCGGTGCGGTGTGGGCGGAGCGACTGTTCTTTCCGCTGGGGGTATGGGTGGGGGTGACTGCGTATGCCATGAGCGCCCATCCGGTTGGTGGATGGGTGGAGCGATCTGCGGTGCTGCTGTTCAATAGCTTCTTTTTGTTTTCGCTGGGGCGAGCCTTTGTGGCGGCGCGGCGGGGCGAGGCGCTTGAAAAGATGCGGTGGATGTTGCGGTCGGTTGCGATTCTTCTTGGCATTGCAACGACGCGGCCGGTGATGGGTGTGTTCTTCGCTACGAGCCGGTTGACGCATCTTGAGCCCGGGCAGTTCTTCGGCATTGCGTTCTGGATCGGCTTTTCGATCAACACGATTGCTATGGAGCTCTGGCTGCGTTCGAGGGGAGATCGGCTTCCTGTTGCTGGTTAG
- a CDS encoding type II secretion system F family protein has translation MTEFVIKLADERGRVMEQSHAAATAEELKARFTQAGYFVYSVKAKSALGASKKKVKLETFLVFNQQFLTLIKAGLPILGSLELLGKRQKIPHFRAQLEDVASRVKTGESISQAFEAQGGFPIVYTTTLLAGERSGNLEEVLQRFLDFQRVSLTFRKKLKASLIYPALLVVMVIALFIFLITFVVPRFAQLYDQLGTKLPALTTFLLNLGREAQAYGIYVAVVVGVVGFLLYRWSKTDAGASLIDKIRIKLPVFGSVWLKYQVGLFSRTLSTLLTGGLPLVPSLETAAKSIDSRQIASAVYKSVETVREGKGLSVSLQATKVFPELAIEMIEVGESTGALPQMLNSVAEFFEEDVQTNLTAAMSLIEPLILIMMGLVVTTILIALYLPIFSLSAGGTGGQ, from the coding sequence ATGACTGAGTTTGTGATCAAGCTGGCGGATGAGCGTGGACGGGTGATGGAGCAGAGCCACGCGGCGGCTACGGCAGAGGAGCTGAAGGCGCGGTTCACGCAGGCGGGGTACTTCGTCTATTCGGTCAAGGCGAAGAGTGCGCTGGGGGCGAGCAAGAAGAAGGTGAAGCTGGAGACGTTTCTGGTCTTCAATCAACAGTTTCTGACGTTGATCAAGGCGGGGTTGCCGATTCTGGGCTCGCTGGAGCTGCTGGGTAAGCGGCAGAAGATTCCGCACTTTCGCGCGCAGTTGGAGGATGTGGCGTCGCGGGTGAAGACGGGGGAGTCGATCTCGCAGGCGTTTGAGGCGCAGGGCGGATTTCCGATTGTTTATACGACCACGCTGCTGGCGGGAGAGCGGTCGGGAAATCTGGAGGAGGTGCTGCAGCGGTTCCTGGACTTCCAGCGGGTGTCGCTGACGTTTCGGAAGAAGCTGAAGGCGAGTCTGATCTATCCGGCGCTGCTGGTGGTGATGGTGATTGCGCTGTTTATCTTTCTGATCACGTTTGTGGTGCCGCGGTTTGCGCAGCTCTATGACCAGTTGGGGACGAAGCTGCCGGCGTTGACTACGTTCCTGCTGAACCTGGGGCGGGAGGCGCAGGCTTACGGGATTTATGTTGCGGTGGTGGTGGGTGTGGTTGGATTTTTGCTGTATCGGTGGTCGAAGACGGATGCGGGCGCTAGCCTGATCGACAAGATTCGGATCAAGCTGCCGGTGTTTGGCAGTGTGTGGCTGAAGTATCAGGTGGGGTTGTTTTCGCGGACGCTTTCGACACTGCTGACGGGTGGATTGCCGCTGGTGCCGTCGCTTGAGACTGCGGCGAAGTCGATCGATTCGCGGCAGATTGCGAGCGCGGTCTATAAATCCGTCGAGACGGTTCGCGAGGGGAAGGGTTTGTCGGTCAGTCTGCAGGCGACGAAAGTGTTTCCGGAGCTGGCGATCGAGATGATCGAGGTGGGCGAATCGACTGGTGCGCTGCCGCAGATGTTGAATTCTGTGGCGGAGTTTTTTGAGGAGGATGTGCAGACGAATCTTACGGCGGCGATGAGTTTGATTGAGCCGCTGATCCTGATCATGATGGGGCTCGTGGTGACGACGATTCTGATTGCGCTGTATCTGCCGATCTTCAGCCTAAGTGCGGGTGGAACGGGCGGGCAGTAG
- a CDS encoding FG-GAP-like repeat-containing protein: MTATPWCKTPSGARSLLAFLITLLLTLPAFSQTPIFPVLPFDFALFPSSTYAYADFNGDGQVDQAAPNGINAIGISFNNGANHSPTFGTIQLTCQPQSVVAADLNNDSKSDLAFSCQTPNQPAYIGVVLGNGDGTFQAASYYAVPGAASVPTLTTVDLNGDGYLDVAVLIGSSQVGVLLNQGSGKPGSLLTASLYAAPAGVSFLYISAGDFNGDGKQDIVAGNTQIAVYYGKGDGTLNTPQLTTASAPGGRPFVTGDFNRDGLADIAFLGSPAQGSATSLQVLLGDPSGKLVTGSNLPLDPSVNYSWIVPFQNTSTSNITNFALIGYVTSIALNDGSGDLSLGESYGVSTFAIAQTGSNGNTNLYFQSDVESVALVGNGNGTFQGPPTTLLGGGSGVAISADLNADGISDVLSIDSAGNLVAALGRGNGTFLVSSRSSGTGQLLVTGDFNGDGNLDAVTIFPGAVDFHGNTLSTTSLYFYRGNGGGVFQPNTTPQNLTITSALTPLVGDFNGDNKLDLILPYKAENVDPEAPQPPSGVLFLAGNGDGTFATPVSLPLPYNTIGFAADLNNDHKLDIIGGDTVSLGNGDGTFTQQPLGITGTILAVSDLNGDGKPDLVIFNNATSIGLYAGNGDGTFQTTPFYSTSAFSPQAGTTPLVAIGDVNGDGHPDLILQYLLVIAPRLQVLLGDGTGNFTPDSNNYPLGAATSSIATLARLNNTAPPPAADHALDYLYSVGGAVTSLLNQLNPGPSVPISYTSTTTLSSSTSGAAPGQQLTLTATVIGATIGATPTGSVSFVADGKILGIAPLTNGVATLAISFPAAGTFAVIANYPGDINSVASSSNPLSLAIAPVASKTVLELSFTGTGLNTEPLFYATVSGLNPTGTVTFNSGTTTLGTAPVLNGTASFTYTFLTAGNHPVTATYSGDVANLPSTSNTFGVDVPEYSITTSPISAVVKAGQSATATFTVNPSVGYTGTLKFACGPLPTGVTCTFTPASITPSSGPATTTLTITTTAPTTALLRRLAIPLQGTALASFLFLILIPRRSSKWSRSGRLIALMIAAGLISLSGCSSSSPSSSGSNTLATPAGVYNIGVNITDSTSNVQNPFFTFQVTVQ; this comes from the coding sequence ATGACTGCCACTCCTTGGTGCAAGACCCCCTCCGGAGCCCGTTCACTCCTCGCCTTCCTAATCACCCTTCTCCTCACCCTCCCCGCCTTCTCTCAAACACCAATCTTTCCAGTACTTCCATTCGATTTCGCGCTCTTCCCATCGAGCACCTATGCATACGCGGACTTCAATGGCGACGGTCAAGTGGACCAGGCCGCCCCAAACGGCATTAACGCGATAGGCATATCGTTCAACAATGGCGCGAATCACTCGCCAACCTTCGGCACCATTCAATTGACATGCCAGCCACAGTCAGTCGTGGCAGCAGATCTAAATAATGACTCTAAGAGCGATCTCGCCTTCTCTTGCCAGACTCCCAACCAGCCTGCATACATCGGAGTAGTGCTTGGCAACGGCGACGGAACCTTCCAGGCAGCGTCCTACTATGCGGTTCCAGGAGCGGCCAGCGTTCCAACGCTTACTACCGTCGATCTGAACGGGGACGGTTATCTCGATGTTGCCGTCCTCATAGGATCTTCGCAGGTGGGTGTCCTGCTCAATCAGGGCAGCGGCAAACCAGGCTCGCTCCTTACCGCTTCCCTCTACGCCGCGCCAGCAGGTGTGTCTTTCCTCTATATAAGCGCCGGTGACTTCAACGGCGATGGCAAGCAAGACATCGTCGCAGGAAACACGCAAATTGCGGTCTATTACGGCAAGGGTGATGGGACACTGAACACCCCACAGCTCACGACTGCGAGCGCCCCAGGAGGCCGGCCTTTTGTCACTGGAGACTTTAACCGCGACGGTTTAGCCGATATTGCTTTTCTTGGATCGCCCGCGCAGGGCTCTGCGACTTCACTTCAAGTTTTGCTTGGCGATCCCAGCGGAAAGCTCGTCACCGGCTCCAATCTCCCGCTCGATCCGTCCGTGAACTACAGCTGGATCGTGCCTTTTCAGAACACCAGCACGAGCAACATCACCAACTTCGCTCTAATCGGCTATGTGACTTCGATCGCCCTCAACGATGGCAGCGGAGACTTGTCTCTGGGTGAAAGCTATGGCGTATCGACTTTTGCAATCGCACAGACCGGGAGCAATGGAAACACCAACCTCTACTTCCAGTCGGATGTGGAGTCAGTCGCCCTCGTCGGCAATGGCAACGGCACCTTCCAGGGCCCTCCAACGACCTTGCTGGGTGGCGGAAGCGGCGTGGCCATCAGCGCTGACCTAAACGCGGATGGCATCTCCGATGTACTTTCGATCGACTCCGCGGGCAATCTCGTGGCTGCCCTGGGCAGGGGTAACGGCACATTCCTGGTTTCGAGCCGATCCTCCGGCACCGGCCAGCTTCTTGTCACCGGCGACTTCAACGGGGACGGCAATCTCGATGCCGTGACCATCTTTCCCGGAGCTGTCGATTTCCATGGAAACACCCTCTCAACCACATCGCTCTATTTCTATCGCGGTAATGGTGGCGGCGTCTTTCAGCCGAACACAACCCCTCAAAACCTCACGATAACCTCTGCGCTAACTCCTCTAGTGGGCGACTTCAACGGCGACAACAAACTCGACCTCATTCTCCCCTATAAAGCTGAGAATGTGGACCCAGAAGCGCCGCAACCCCCGAGTGGAGTTCTCTTCTTGGCCGGGAATGGAGACGGAACCTTCGCTACTCCTGTTTCCTTGCCGCTTCCGTACAACACCATCGGCTTCGCCGCGGATCTGAACAACGATCATAAGCTGGACATAATTGGAGGGGACACGGTTAGCCTTGGAAACGGCGACGGGACCTTCACACAACAACCTCTCGGAATCACCGGAACTATCCTTGCTGTCAGCGATTTAAATGGTGACGGGAAGCCTGACCTGGTGATCTTCAACAACGCCACCAGTATTGGCCTATACGCAGGAAATGGGGACGGCACCTTTCAAACAACTCCCTTCTACAGCACGTCCGCTTTCAGCCCCCAGGCGGGAACTACGCCACTGGTCGCAATCGGTGATGTCAACGGAGACGGTCATCCAGATCTAATCTTGCAGTACTTGTTAGTCATTGCTCCCAGACTCCAGGTACTTCTCGGAGACGGCACGGGCAACTTCACACCCGACTCCAATAACTACCCTCTGGGCGCTGCCACCAGTAGCATTGCGACGCTCGCTCGACTCAATAACACAGCGCCTCCTCCAGCAGCGGACCACGCTTTGGACTACCTCTACAGCGTAGGCGGAGCGGTCACCTCTCTCCTTAATCAACTCAACCCCGGTCCATCGGTTCCCATATCCTACACTTCGACGACGACACTCTCGTCTTCCACCAGCGGAGCGGCGCCCGGCCAGCAACTCACCCTCACCGCGACAGTTATAGGAGCCACTATAGGAGCCACCCCAACCGGCTCAGTCTCCTTCGTTGCGGACGGCAAAATACTCGGCATCGCACCGCTGACCAACGGAGTCGCCACCCTGGCGATCTCGTTCCCCGCAGCAGGCACGTTTGCCGTCATCGCCAACTACCCCGGAGACATCAACAGCGTGGCAAGCTCCTCCAACCCGCTCTCGCTGGCAATCGCACCAGTCGCTTCAAAGACAGTTCTCGAACTCTCATTCACCGGGACCGGACTTAACACTGAGCCTCTCTTCTACGCTACGGTCTCGGGCCTCAACCCCACTGGCACGGTAACCTTCAACTCTGGAACTACCACACTCGGTACTGCTCCGGTCCTGAACGGAACAGCATCCTTCACCTACACGTTTCTCACAGCTGGGAATCACCCGGTCACCGCAACTTACTCAGGCGACGTAGCCAACCTGCCAAGCACCTCCAATACCTTCGGGGTCGACGTTCCGGAATACTCCATCACCACCTCTCCAATCTCCGCCGTCGTCAAGGCTGGGCAATCAGCAACAGCGACATTTACCGTCAATCCCTCGGTCGGCTACACAGGCACCTTGAAGTTCGCCTGCGGGCCACTACCTACCGGAGTGACCTGCACGTTCACACCAGCTTCGATTACCCCGTCAAGCGGCCCGGCCACTACCACCCTGACCATCACCACGACCGCACCCACCACCGCTCTTCTTCGCCGACTCGCCATCCCCCTTCAAGGGACTGCCTTGGCCAGCTTTCTCTTCCTGATCCTCATCCCGCGACGTTCTTCAAAGTGGAGTCGGAGTGGCAGGCTGATCGCGCTGATGATCGCCGCAGGGCTGATCTCACTCTCCGGCTGCAGTTCGTCCTCACCCTCCAGTTCCGGCAGCAACACACTCGCAACACCAGCAGGCGTCTACAACATCGGCGTGAACATTACAGACTCGACAAGTAACGTTCAAAACCCGTTTTTCACGTTTCAGGTAACAGTCCAATGA
- a CDS encoding TetR/AcrR family transcriptional regulator, with the protein MGKGELTRQRIIEEAAPIFNQRGFAGCSMQDVLDATGLEKGGVYRHFESKEELAAEAFRYAWARVAKARREGQDAIPGAVEKLRYSVRRFAETPGIFPGGCPLMNTAIDADDGNPLLRSLVCVAMKEWKARLASIVEDGIAEGEIRGEVKPRRIANTIIATLEGALMISRLEGNRSAVEDARESLEMMLGGIEII; encoded by the coding sequence ATGGGAAAAGGTGAGTTGACGCGGCAGAGGATTATCGAGGAGGCGGCGCCGATCTTTAATCAGCGGGGGTTTGCCGGGTGCTCGATGCAGGATGTGCTGGATGCTACGGGGCTGGAGAAGGGTGGGGTTTACCGGCACTTCGAGAGCAAGGAGGAGCTGGCGGCGGAGGCGTTTCGGTATGCGTGGGCGCGGGTGGCGAAGGCGCGGCGGGAGGGGCAGGATGCGATTCCGGGCGCGGTGGAGAAGCTGAGATACTCGGTGAGGCGGTTTGCGGAGACTCCGGGGATCTTTCCGGGCGGGTGTCCGCTGATGAATACGGCGATCGATGCGGATGATGGGAATCCGCTGCTGCGGAGCCTGGTGTGCGTGGCGATGAAGGAGTGGAAGGCTCGGCTGGCGAGCATCGTGGAGGATGGGATCGCCGAGGGGGAAATTCGGGGAGAGGTGAAGCCGCGGCGGATCGCGAATACGATTATTGCGACGCTGGAGGGGGCGTTGATGATCAGCCGGCTGGAGGGGAATCGCAGTGCGGTGGAAGATGCGCGGGAGTCGCTGGAGATGATGTTGGGTGGGATTGAAATTATTTGA